Proteins encoded in a region of the Methanobrevibacter millerae genome:
- a CDS encoding DUF2264 domain-containing protein — translation MSKFFGRFKKEEEIPVMEEQVPVWEDRIFWVETLQKIALPVLINLRKDSLRKNMLLESSSSEGGKFAYLEAFARVFNGIAPWLELGPSESEEGRLRDKYINLTIEAISVAVNPNKNDYIFYNEPKQSLVDMALFAQGLLRSKNQIWLNLPMDVQAKIMDEFKNSRIIAPYDNHWLLYTSIIEAALLEFTGECDKERLVYAVHKFRDEWYVGDAIYRDGADFASNYYNSIFIHPMLNDILMVMRKYGLPDGEFLDVQLMRSSRLASQLERCISPDGTYPIVGKSISYRSGIFHTLSQVALLRILPRNIEVSQVRAALTKVLRNLFDGNQNFSNGGWLITGLNGHQVDIAETDINTGSLYLCCSVFLPLGLDSNDPFWTDDFEEWSSLKAWNGHVIGNDQPINF, via the coding sequence ATGAGCAAGTTTTTTGGAAGATTTAAAAAAGAAGAAGAAATTCCTGTTATGGAAGAACAGGTTCCAGTTTGGGAAGATAGAATTTTTTGGGTTGAAACTTTACAAAAAATAGCTTTACCGGTATTAATAAATCTTAGGAAAGATTCTTTAAGGAAAAATATGCTTTTAGAGTCAAGTAGTTCTGAAGGTGGTAAATTTGCTTATCTTGAAGCATTTGCACGTGTATTTAATGGTATAGCTCCATGGTTAGAGCTTGGACCTTCAGAATCTGAAGAAGGTAGACTTCGTGATAAATATATTAATTTAACAATTGAAGCTATTAGTGTAGCAGTTAATCCAAATAAAAATGATTATATATTTTATAATGAACCTAAACAATCATTAGTGGATATGGCTTTATTTGCTCAAGGTTTACTTCGTTCTAAAAATCAAATTTGGCTTAATCTACCGATGGATGTACAGGCAAAAATTATGGATGAATTTAAAAATTCAAGAATTATAGCTCCATATGACAATCATTGGCTTTTATACACTTCAATTATTGAGGCAGCACTTTTAGAATTCACTGGCGAGTGTGATAAAGAACGTTTGGTATATGCTGTTCATAAATTTAGGGATGAATGGTATGTTGGAGATGCAATTTATAGGGATGGGGCAGATTTTGCTTCAAATTATTATAATAGTATTTTTATTCATCCAATGCTTAACGATATTTTAATGGTAATGAGAAAATATGGATTACCGGATGGAGAATTTTTGGATGTTCAATTAATGAGATCATCAAGACTAGCATCCCAATTAGAAAGATGTATTTCTCCAGATGGTACTTATCCTATTGTAGGTAAATCAATTAGTTATAGATCTGGTATTTTCCATACTTTATCTCAAGTTGCTTTACTTAGAATTTTACCAAGAAATATTGAAGTATCTCAAGTTAGAGCAGCATTGACTAAAGTTTTAAGAAATTTATTTGATGGAAATCAAAATTTCTCTAATGGTGGATGGTTAATAACTGGTTTAAATGGTCATCAGGTAGATATTGCAGAGACAGATATTAATACTGGAAGTTTATACTTATGTTGTTCTGTATTTTTACCTTTAGGGCTTGATTCCAATGATCCATTTTGGACAGATGACTTTGAAGAATGGTCATCTCTTAAAGCTTGGAACGGGCATGTGATAGGCAATGATCAACCAATAAACTTTTAA
- the hacA gene encoding homoaconitase large subunit → MSSTMSEKILARASGKDKVEAGDIIIANIDVAMTHDLTGPLAVESFEKIGADKVWDSSKIVIPFDHQVPADSIDSANNHIIMRNFVKKQNIENFYDINAGVCHQILPELGHVVPGDVIVGADSHTCTHGALGAFSTGIGSTDMAMVFAEGNLWFKVPETNRFEITGTLKDNVYAKDVILNIIGQVGADGSTYKACEFAGQTVSDMSVSDRMVLCNMAIEMGGKTGLVEPDKKTIEYVEKRSNKPYKIFKTDLNASSLNIIDIDVNNLEPQVACPNNVDNVKPVSEVDQEIDQVFLGSCTNGRISDLRDAAKILKGKQIAKETRMLVIPASKEVYSKALDEGLIRIFVDAGALVSAPCCGPCLGGHTGIIGPGEVSLSTSNRNFKGRQGSPDGKVYLSSAAVAAASAIEGRIVAPE, encoded by the coding sequence ATGTCAAGTACAATGTCTGAAAAAATATTGGCTAGAGCATCAGGTAAAGATAAAGTTGAGGCCGGAGATATTATTATTGCAAATATTGATGTTGCAATGACACATGATTTAACTGGACCTCTCGCCGTTGAATCTTTTGAAAAAATTGGTGCAGATAAAGTTTGGGATTCGTCCAAAATTGTAATTCCATTTGACCATCAGGTTCCAGCAGATTCTATAGACTCAGCTAATAATCATATAATCATGAGAAATTTTGTAAAAAAGCAAAATATTGAAAATTTTTATGATATAAATGCGGGAGTATGTCATCAAATACTACCGGAACTAGGCCATGTAGTACCAGGAGACGTTATTGTCGGAGCTGATTCACATACCTGTACACATGGAGCTTTAGGTGCCTTTTCAACAGGAATTGGTTCAACCGATATGGCAATGGTTTTTGCTGAAGGAAATTTATGGTTTAAGGTTCCTGAAACTAACCGTTTTGAAATAACTGGTACTCTAAAAGACAATGTTTACGCAAAAGATGTAATTTTAAATATAATAGGCCAAGTTGGTGCTGACGGTTCCACATATAAAGCCTGTGAGTTTGCAGGTCAAACCGTTAGTGATATGAGTGTTTCAGACAGAATGGTTTTATGTAATATGGCAATTGAAATGGGTGGGAAAACAGGTTTGGTAGAACCTGATAAAAAAACAATTGAATATGTAGAAAAAAGGTCAAATAAGCCATATAAAATTTTCAAAACAGATTTAAATGCTTCTTCTTTAAATATTATTGACATTGATGTTAACAATTTAGAGCCTCAGGTAGCCTGTCCAAACAATGTTGATAATGTAAAGCCCGTAAGCGAAGTTGACCAGGAAATAGATCAAGTATTTTTAGGTTCATGCACCAATGGAAGAATCAGTGACTTGAGAGATGCTGCAAAAATTCTTAAAGGAAAACAAATAGCTAAAGAAACTAGAATGCTTGTTATTCCAGCATCAAAAGAAGTTTACTCAAAAGCTTTGGATGAAGGATTAATAAGAATATTTGTTGATGCAGGAGCCTTGGTTTCTGCTCCTTGTTGTGGTCCATGTCTTGGAGGACATACAGGAATTATCGGACCTGGAGAAGTAAGCCTATCAACATCAAACAGGAATTTTAAAGGAAGACAAGGTTCTCCTGACGGAAAAGTTTATTTATCTTCTGCTGCAGTTGCTGCTGCATCTGCAATTGAAGGAAGAATTGTTGCACCGGAGTGA
- a CDS encoding 3-isopropylmalate dehydratase small subunit translates to MKGTAWKFGNDIDTDIILPGRYLIYTDEERLSQHCMEGLDDEFNEKCKKGDFIVAGKNFGCGSSREHAPIAIKGVGISAVLAESFARIFYRNATNVGVPLLEAPGITDLVENGDEIEVDMDNGIIKSESGEKITFKKLPPFMLEILEKGGLIEYLKDKRE, encoded by the coding sequence ATGAAAGGAACGGCATGGAAATTTGGAAATGACATTGATACAGACATTATTCTTCCAGGAAGATATTTGATTTATACTGATGAAGAAAGATTATCTCAACATTGTATGGAAGGATTAGACGATGAATTTAATGAAAAATGTAAAAAAGGAGATTTTATTGTAGCGGGCAAAAATTTTGGTTGCGGATCTTCCCGTGAACATGCGCCTATTGCAATTAAAGGTGTTGGGATTTCAGCAGTGCTAGCTGAGTCATTTGCCAGAATTTTTTATAGAAACGCTACAAATGTTGGTGTTCCGCTTCTTGAAGCTCCAGGAATTACTGATTTAGTGGAAAATGGAGATGAAATAGAAGTTGATATGGATAATGGAATTATTAAATCTGAAAGTGGAGAAAAAATAACATTTAAAAAATTACCTCCATTCATGTTAGAAATATTGGAAAAAGGTGGGTTAATTGAATACCTCAAAGACAAAAGAGAATAA
- a CDS encoding isocitrate/isopropylmalate family dehydrogenase produces MNTSKTKENKYTIAVVPGDGIGTEVMDATISVLNELDIEFNYIYAEAGDACLEKTGSALPQETLDIVRDADACLFGAAGETAADVIVKLRQEMKMFANLRPVKAYPNTNSLSEDIDFMIVRENTEGLYIADKEEFTDDGATAKRVITREAEERIIDYAFQYAKDNNKSKVTGVHKANVLKKSDGLFKEIFYEVGERYPDIEKEDFYVDATAMYLITQPESFEVIVTTNLFGDILSDEGAGLVGGLGLIPSANIGNYGALFEPVHGSAPDIAGKGIANPIAMMLSAVMMLRYLGESESAQKLDNAILKLLTEAKVLTGDLGGNATTNDVANEIIKLLR; encoded by the coding sequence TTGAATACCTCAAAGACAAAAGAGAATAAATATACAATTGCCGTTGTTCCAGGTGATGGAATAGGTACCGAAGTTATGGATGCAACAATTTCCGTTTTGAATGAATTAGATATTGAATTCAACTACATTTATGCTGAAGCAGGTGATGCCTGCCTGGAAAAAACTGGCAGTGCGCTTCCTCAAGAAACACTTGATATTGTTAGAGATGCTGATGCTTGTTTATTTGGTGCAGCAGGTGAAACTGCAGCAGATGTTATTGTTAAATTGCGTCAGGAAATGAAAATGTTTGCTAATTTAAGACCTGTGAAAGCATATCCAAATACAAATTCATTATCTGAAGACATTGATTTTATGATTGTTCGTGAAAACACCGAAGGATTGTACATTGCAGATAAAGAAGAGTTCACTGATGATGGTGCTACTGCAAAGCGTGTCATCACCCGTGAAGCAGAAGAGCGCATCATTGATTATGCGTTCCAATATGCAAAAGACAATAATAAGTCCAAGGTTACTGGCGTTCACAAAGCAAATGTTTTAAAGAAAAGTGATGGTTTATTTAAAGAAATCTTTTATGAAGTTGGAGAAAGATATCCTGATATAGAAAAAGAAGACTTTTATGTAGATGCAACCGCAATGTATCTCATTACACAACCGGAAAGCTTCGAAGTTATCGTTACAACCAACTTGTTTGGAGATATTTTATCTGATGAAGGTGCTGGTCTTGTAGGTGGGCTTGGATTGATTCCATCAGCAAATATTGGAAATTATGGTGCTTTATTTGAGCCTGTTCATGGTTCCGCTCCAGATATTGCAGGTAAAGGGATTGCAAATCCAATAGCCATGATGTTATCTGCAGTTATGATGCTAAGATACCTGGGTGAAAGTGAATCTGCACAAAAGCTAGACAATGCTATTTTAAAATTATTAACTGAAGCTAAAGTCTTGACTGGAGATTTAGGCGGAAATGCAACTACAAATGATGTTGCAAATGAAATAATTAAATTATTAAGATGA
- a CDS encoding glycosyltransferase, translated as MIKESDLKDGISAIIPTYKGEKYINKLLDSLINQSIDFNLFEAIFIVNGELDSTPDIIKKYQTANPEVNIILTESEKGVCNARNKGIELASMKYSIFIDDDDFISENYFEELYKFVKPNRIVLGTFYDIDEDTGKVMDSYMTPQLLKNSGIIENPYKTIKDAIVITTNKIIPTINVKNSNFNPELTNGVDIAYYANFYPDNDFEFYVVDKSIGANYYRLWREGSISRQDMSYEFNIDNRLKVIENINKGLKKAKNQEMRSFIESLTGGQVVKINEYLNKYPKEYNNVLKDILEYDYEFFPYKYLNEDLSKLNNDERKLIISYAFSPTNTTTSNVVAKKILSDKKNVDIICASLDDMPKDFTLEKIVLEYIVNKFTVTSNFSTEWDNILNFVNEGMKLIKDYGEIYSRANFVHSHFLALEYKIKNPKTYWKAEFSDPLIYTFGNRHLSGKLTDEEYISRINKILKEKNLEPISSENDINCVCEYLTFIFADEIIFTNESQKDVMIDSLPFKVDIDEKYIISPHPTLDEKYYHIKKSNYSLDKNYVNFAYFGVIFPNRSFEDFINAFENISEKFKDKIRLHLFTPNRTLFEQLLTKDLLEKTTFNQNIDYLEFLNLSKKFDVLIAEDSYTKGHFIKNPYLPSKISDYKGSDTTIWAICEKNSEMSKLDIKYKSYINDLCGNTDTLNSIMCEKTNEEIEPFTIDEKEYNKQRTVHLTQKIAELIDVCESEFKKDEMYLAKINELTTRIQNLEKENSEILNSNSWKVTKNFRKIGKKFK; from the coding sequence ATGATTAAAGAATCAGACTTGAAAGATGGTATAAGTGCCATCATACCAACATACAAAGGAGAAAAATACATTAATAAACTTCTTGATTCTTTAATAAATCAAAGTATAGATTTTAACTTATTTGAAGCAATATTTATTGTGAACGGAGAACTTGATTCAACACCAGACATTATTAAAAAATATCAAACCGCGAATCCTGAAGTTAATATTATATTAACAGAAAGTGAAAAAGGAGTTTGTAATGCTCGTAATAAAGGTATTGAATTAGCTTCAATGAAATATTCTATTTTTATTGATGATGATGACTTCATAAGTGAAAACTACTTTGAAGAATTATACAAATTTGTCAAGCCAAATAGAATTGTTCTTGGAACTTTTTATGACATTGATGAAGATACGGGTAAGGTCATGGACTCATATATGACTCCACAACTTCTTAAAAATTCAGGAATTATAGAAAATCCCTATAAAACAATTAAAGATGCAATAGTGATTACAACAAATAAAATTATTCCAACTATTAACGTTAAAAATTCAAATTTTAATCCAGAACTAACCAATGGTGTAGATATTGCATATTATGCAAACTTTTATCCGGATAATGATTTTGAGTTTTATGTTGTTGATAAAAGCATTGGCGCAAATTATTATAGACTATGGAGAGAAGGTTCAATATCCAGACAGGATATGTCCTATGAATTTAATATTGACAATCGCTTGAAAGTAATTGAAAACATTAATAAAGGCCTTAAAAAAGCAAAGAATCAGGAAATGAGAAGCTTTATTGAAAGTTTAACAGGCGGACAAGTAGTCAAAATAAACGAATACTTAAATAAATATCCTAAAGAATATAATAATGTTTTAAAGGACATATTGGAATATGATTATGAATTTTTCCCATATAAATATTTAAATGAAGATTTATCGAAATTAAATAACGATGAAAGGAAATTAATTATTTCTTATGCATTTTCACCGACTAATACGACCACAAGTAATGTTGTTGCAAAGAAAATATTATCTGATAAAAAGAATGTTGATATTATTTGTGCTAGTTTAGATGATATGCCAAAAGATTTTACACTTGAAAAAATCGTTTTAGAATATATTGTTAATAAGTTTACAGTAACTTCAAATTTCTCAACGGAATGGGACAACATTTTAAATTTTGTAAATGAGGGAATGAAATTAATTAAAGATTATGGGGAAATCTATAGCAGAGCGAATTTTGTCCATTCACATTTTTTAGCTTTAGAGTATAAAATAAAAAACCCAAAAACTTACTGGAAAGCTGAATTCTCTGACCCGTTAATATACACTTTTGGAAATAGGCATTTGAGCGGAAAATTAACTGATGAAGAATACATTTCAAGAATAAATAAAATTTTAAAAGAAAAGAATTTAGAACCTATAAGCAGTGAAAACGACATTAATTGTGTCTGCGAATATTTAACATTTATTTTTGCAGATGAAATAATATTTACAAATGAAAGTCAAAAAGATGTTATGATAGATTCATTGCCTTTTAAAGTGGATATAGATGAAAAATATATAATTTCACCTCATCCAACATTAGATGAAAAATATTATCATATTAAAAAAAGCAATTACTCTTTAGATAAAAATTATGTTAATTTCGCATACTTTGGAGTGATATTTCCAAACAGATCATTTGAAGATTTTATCAATGCCTTTGAAAATATAAGTGAAAAATTTAAAGATAAAATTAGATTGCACTTATTTACTCCAAATAGAACTTTATTTGAACAACTTTTAACTAAAGATTTGCTTGAAAAAACCACATTCAATCAAAATATTGATTATCTGGAATTTTTAAATCTATCAAAAAAATTTGATGTGCTTATTGCTGAAGACAGCTATACAAAAGGACATTTCATTAAAAATCCATACCTTCCATCAAAAATATCTGATTATAAAGGCTCAGATACAACAATTTGGGCAATATGTGAGAAAAATAGTGAAATGTCAAAATTAGACATCAAATATAAATCATATATCAATGATTTGTGTGGAAATACAGATACATTAAATTCAATAATGTGTGAAAAGACCAATGAAGAAATAGAACCATTTACAATTGATGAAAAAGAATACAATAAACAACGAACTGTTCATTTAACTCAAAAGATTGCTGAATTGATTGATGTCTGTGAGTCCGAATTTAAAAAAGATGAAATGTATTTAGCTAAAATTAATGAACTAACAACGAGAATTCAAAATTTAGAAAAAGAAAACTCGGAAATTTTAAATTCGAATAGTTGGAAAGTTACAAAAAATTTCAGAAAAATTGGAAAAAAATTTAAATAA
- the ribH gene encoding 6,7-dimethyl-8-ribityllumazine synthase, producing the protein MVKYKIAAVVAEFNYDITQMMLELATAEAKNRDCEITKVVAVPGVFDMPLVIKKLLQKDEYDAIITLGAVIEGATDHDQIVAQHASRKIADLALEYDTPVALGITGPGMTRLDAHRRVKNAKSAVEAAIKMCDRLKEI; encoded by the coding sequence ATGGTAAAATACAAAATAGCTGCAGTAGTTGCAGAATTTAATTATGATATTACACAAATGATGTTGGAATTAGCAACAGCTGAAGCTAAAAATAGAGATTGTGAAATTACAAAAGTAGTTGCTGTTCCTGGTGTATTTGATATGCCACTTGTTATTAAAAAATTATTACAGAAAGATGAATATGATGCAATTATCACTTTAGGTGCAGTCATTGAAGGAGCAACTGACCACGATCAAATCGTAGCACAGCATGCTTCCCGTAAAATAGCTGATTTAGCACTTGAATATGATACTCCTGTTGCATTAGGAATCACCGGTCCAGGTATGACAAGATTAGATGCACACAGACGTGTCAAAAATGCAAAAAGTGCAGTTGAAGCAGCTATTAAAATGTGTGATAGATTAAAAGAAATTTAA
- the mmp11 gene encoding methanogenesis marker protein 11, protein MEILKPEELKEKFSDPWVAPYEKVLTMVDGDKVEIVEYHPCISGSHWLLHQYKNNSELIDDAYRDGNKHVYSCHVGSAPLDLKASFNAAGIDEIKIVDDEVKVTHAGLAGAGVGAGMCRGMGKGVKYIELIKSGGGSKEGRATVVTPKLEKVVIGVDDTDVKDAGATWTMAHNLGVELASEGFEYLDHIIVQLYPHNPHKTQNCVSIALTFAVESDKKEALINRVIEILKRDTLSDKTAIAILEGLEIPKKLREYSIATKSGMMDIETAEATAKELDIDLIAVTGEQGKVGALAALGLYNDVEEAVKAYDKK, encoded by the coding sequence ATGGAAATTTTAAAACCTGAAGAGTTAAAAGAAAAATTTTCTGATCCTTGGGTTGCACCATATGAAAAAGTGCTAACCATGGTTGATGGAGATAAGGTTGAAATTGTCGAGTATCATCCATGTATTTCAGGATCCCACTGGTTATTACATCAATATAAAAATAATTCCGAATTGATTGATGATGCTTACCGTGACGGAAATAAACATGTTTATTCCTGCCATGTAGGCTCTGCTCCTCTCGACTTAAAAGCTAGTTTTAATGCAGCCGGAATTGATGAAATCAAAATTGTTGATGATGAGGTTAAAGTCACTCATGCAGGTCTTGCGGGTGCAGGCGTAGGTGCTGGAATGTGTAGAGGAATGGGTAAAGGCGTTAAATATATAGAGCTCATTAAATCTGGTGGAGGTTCAAAAGAAGGTAGAGCAACAGTAGTAACACCTAAACTTGAAAAAGTCGTCATAGGTGTTGACGATACTGATGTAAAAGATGCCGGTGCAACATGGACAATGGCTCATAATCTAGGTGTTGAATTGGCTAGCGAAGGTTTTGAATACTTGGATCATATAATTGTTCAGTTATATCCACACAACCCACATAAAACTCAAAACTGCGTTTCAATCGCTTTAACATTTGCTGTTGAAAGTGACAAAAAAGAAGCTTTAATTAATAGAGTTATTGAAATTCTTAAAAGAGACACTTTATCCGATAAAACTGCAATAGCTATTTTGGAAGGTCTTGAAATACCAAAAAAATTAAGAGAATACTCAATCGCTACAAAATCCGGTATGATGGACATTGAAACTGCAGAAGCTACTGCAAAAGAATTAGATATAGACTTGATTGCAGTTACTGGTGAACAAGGTAAAGTAGGTGCTCTTGCAGCTTTAGGTCTTTACAACGATGTTGAAGAAGCAGTTAAAGCATATGATAAAAAATAA